From a single Arachis hypogaea cultivar Tifrunner chromosome 3, arahy.Tifrunner.gnm2.J5K5, whole genome shotgun sequence genomic region:
- the LOC112734425 gene encoding calmodulin-binding transcription activator 2 isoform X4 translates to MSGSSRDLQQLQFEAQHRWLRPAEICEILCNYRIFHITSEPPNRPPSGSLFLFDRKVLRYFRKDGHNWRKKKDGKTVKEAHEKLKVGSVDVLHCYYAHGEENENFQRRSYWMLEPDMMHIVFVHYLDVKVNKTNIGRNIDTDEAMSESQKGSSVLSGFPTSYNSMPSRSTDSMSPTSTLTSLCEDADSEDIRQASSGMHSFGNPLGSGQAMDIIDTCSNRSYFMHPISGDHGQSTISVTDYIPHVQGDKSRLGITAYIEDRKSHVMPLRDTITEQSVGLYTPCSSISSGSRGSTLEQEKAVPENLFGSKSGLNEESRGSQSTQSNWQITFDENTGPLPRWSLTESLSLEFESDYSMALFGGETDNAIPEICPDLFTSNGELKEQPVQQKFPKQSTDAQSQHAPRSDSEYELPREDSAGYSLNAKHALLDGEENLKKVDSFSRWITKELGEVDDLHLQSSPGISWSTDECGHVIDDTSLNPSLSQDQLFSISDFSPKWAYADSEIEVLIIGAFLKSQLEVEACHWSCMFGEVEVPAEILANGIMCCQAPPRQVGRVPFYVTCSNRFACSEVRDFEFREGFARNVDFADFFYSSTEMMLHLRLDELLSSKSVLSTNQDFEGYMETRNLIFKLISLKEEEEYSHKEEATAGLSVSQHKLEEHVFHRKIKEKLYSWLLHKVTEGGKGPNVLDKDGQGVLHLVAALGYDWAITPVITAGVNINFRDVNGWTALHWAASCGRERTVAVLVSMGAAAGALTDPSPAFPSGRTAADLASSNGHKGISGFLGESLLTSHLASLTMDDPSEDGRNKTLGGKAVQTASERSATPLLYGDVSDTLCLKDSLSAVRNATQAADRIHQVFRMQSFQRKQLAQCEDDDEFGLSDQQVLSFIASRACKSGQGEGLVNAAATQIQKKFRGWKKRKEFLIIRQRVVKIQAHVRGHQVRKQYKLIWSVGILEKVILRWRRKGRGLRGFRPDTLNMVPNPPSNPSQEDDYDVLKEGRKQSEERFQKALSRVKSMVQYPEARAQYRRVLNVVEDFRQTKEYTNSEDTVDGVADLIDIDMLLDDENFLPIAYD, encoded by the exons ATGTCTGGCAGTAGCAGAG ATCTTCAGCAACTGCAGTTTGAAGCACAGCATCGGTGGTTGCGCCCTGCAGAAATATGTGAAATTCTTTGTAACTATCGTATCTTTCATATCACATCAGAACCACCAAACAGGCCACCAA GTGGTTCGCTTTTTCTTTTTGATAGGAAGGTTTTGAGATACTTCAGAAAGGATGGACATAATTGGAGAAAGAAAAAGGACGGAAAGACTGTGAAGGAAGCTCATGAGAAGTTGAAA GTGGGAAGTGTTGATGTGTTACACTGCTACTATGCCCAtggagaagaaaatgaaaattttcagAGGCGTAGCTATTGGATGCTTGAACC GGATATGATGCATATAGTATTTGTCCACTATTTGGATGTTAAG gttAACAAGACCAATATCGGTAGAAATATTGATACAGATGAGGCTATGTCAGAATCCCAGAAGGGCAGTTCTGTGTTATCTGGCTTCCCCACAAGTTATAACAGCATGCCTTCTCGAAGTACAGATTCCATGAGTCCGACTAGCACTTTGACGTCATTATGTGAAGATGCTGATTCTG AGGATATTCGTCAAGCAAGTTCTGGAATGCACTCGTTTGGCAACCCTTTGGGGAGTGGTCAGGCAATGGATATCATTGATACTTGTTCAAATAGATCATATTTTATGCATCCCATTTCAG GTGATCATGGACAATCAACAATTTCTGTAACAGACTACATTCCACATGTCCAAGGGGATAAATCTAGATTAGGTATTACTGCTTACATTGAGGACCGAAAATCACATGTCATGCCATTAAGGGACACTATCACAGAGCAATCTGTTGGATTGTATACACCTTGTTCTTCCATTTCATCTGGTTCAAGGGGAAGCACCCTTGAACAAGAAAAAGCTGTTCCTGAGAATCTCTTCGGATCTAAAAGTGGCCTCAATGAGGAGTCAAGGGGTTCTCAGTCTACCCAGTCAAATTGGCAG ATTACTTTTGATGAGAATACTGGACCTTTGCCAAGATGGAGCCTAACCGAATCGTTAAGTTTGGAATTTGAATCTGATTATAGCATGGCTTTATTTGGGGGTGAAACTGATAATGCAATTCCAGAGATTTGCCCTGACTTGTTCACTTCTAATGGAGAGCTAAAAGAGCAACCTGTGCAACAGAAGTTCCCAAAGCAGTCTACAGATGCAcaatctcagcatgcaccaagATCCGACAGTGAATATGAACTTCCTCGGGAGGATAGTGCTGGCTATTCCTTGAATGCAAAGCATGCATTACTGGATGGAGAGGAGAACCTGAAGAAGGTTGATAGCTTCTCAAGGTGGATTACTAAAGAACTTGGAGAGGTGGATGATCTGCATCTGCAGTCTTCCCCTGGTATTTCATGGAGCACAGATGAGTGTGGGCATGTAATAGATGATACATCATTGAACCCGTCCTTATCCCAAGATCAGTTGTTCAGCATAAGTGATTTTTCACCTAAATGGGCTTATGCAGATTCCGAGATTGAG GTGTTGATTATTGGAGCATTTTTGAAGAGTCAACTGGAGGTGGAAGCCTGTCACTGGTCCTGTATGTTTGGTGAAGTGGAGGTTCCTGCTGAGATTTTAGCCAATGGAATTATGTGCTGTCAAGCTCCACCTCGTCAGGTTGGACGTGTACCTTTCTATGTGACCTGTTCCAATAGGTTTGCTTGTAGTGAAGTGAGGGACTTTGAGTTCAGAGAGGGATTTGCTAGGAATGTAGATTTTGCAGATTTTTTCTACAGTTCAACTGAAATGATGCTTCATTTGCGACTTGATGAGTTACTTTCTTCGAAATCAGTGCTATCTACTAATCAAGATTTTGAGGGTTATATGGAGACAAGAAACTTAATTTTTAAGCTCATCTCACTTAAAGAGGAAGAGGAATATTCACATAAGGAAGAGGCAACTGCAGGGTTGAGTGTATCACAACACAAATTGGAGGAGCATGTGTTTCACAGGAAGATTAAAGAGAAGCTCTACTCATGGCTTCTTCACAAGGTAACTGAAGGTGGTAAAGGGCCAAAtgtattagacaaggatggtcaGGGTGTGTTACATTTAGTTGCTGCTCTTGGTTATGATTGGGCCATAACTCCAGTTATAACTGCTGGGGTTAATATCAACTTCCGTGATGTGAATGGATGGACAGCTTTACATTGGGCTGCATCCTGTGGCAG AGAGCGAACAGTTGCTGTCCTTGTCTCCATGGGTGCAGCAGCTGGAGCATTGACAGATCCAAGTCCAGCATTTCCTTCTGGTAGAACAGCTGCTGATCTTGCTTCTAGCAAtggacataaaggaatctctggtTTTCTTGGAGAGTCATTATTAACTAGCCACCTTGCGTCACTTACAATGGATGATCCAAGTGAAGATGGCAGGAATAAAACTTTAGGTGGGAAAGCAGTGCAGACAGCTTCGGAGCGAAGTGCAACACCTCTACTTTATGGTGATGTATCAGATACTCTCTGCCTTAAGGATTCTCTTTCTGCTGTCCGTAATGCTACACAAGCCGCTGATCGCATACATCAAGTATTTAGGATGCAGTCATTTCAGAGGAAGCAGTTAGCTCAGTGTGAAGACGATGATGAGTTTGGATTGTCAGATCAACAAGTTCTTTCCTTTATAGCTTCTAGGGCTTGCAAATCTGGACAAGGAGAGGGTTTAGTGAATGCTGCTGCAACACAAATTCAGAAAAAATTTCGTGgttggaagaagagaaaagaattccTGATCATTCGCCAAAGAGTTGTCAAAATCCAG GCCCACGTAAGAGGTCACCAGGTAAGGAAGCAATACAAATTAATCTGGTCTGTTGGAATCCTAGAGAAGGTCATATTACGCTGGAGACGTAAGGGCAGAGGCTTACGTGGATTCCGACCAGATACCCTTAACATGGTCCCCAACCCACCAAGCAATCCTTCACAAGAGGATGACTATGATGTTCTCAAAGAAGGAAGGAAGCAAAGTGAAGAAAGGTTCCAAAAGGCCCTTTCAAGGGTGAAATCCATGGTCCAGTACCCGGAGGCACGTGCTCAATACCGGCGGGTGCTGAATGTAGTAGAGGACTTTCGTCAAACCAAG GAATATACCAATTCGGAAGACACTGTTGATGGGGTGGCGGATTTGATTGATATTGATATGCTTTTGGACGATGAGAACTTCTTGCCTATAGCATATGATTGA
- the LOC112734425 gene encoding calmodulin-binding transcription activator 2 isoform X2, whose product MAERSSSFGLGPRLDLQQLQFEAQHRWLRPAEICEILCNYRIFHITSEPPNRPPSGSLFLFDRKVLRYFRKDGHNWRKKKDGKTVKEAHEKLKVGSVDVLHCYYAHGEENENFQRRSYWMLEPDMMHIVFVHYLDVKVNKTNIGRNIDTDEAMSESQKGSSVLSGFPTSYNSMPSRSTDSMSPTSTLTSLCEDADSEDIRQASSGMHSFGNPLGSGQAMDIIDTCSNRSYFMHPISGDHGQSTISVTDYIPHVQGDKSRLGITAYIEDRKSHVMPLRDTITEQSVGLYTPCSSISSGSRGSTLEQEKAVPENLFGSKSGLNEESRGSQSTQSNWQITFDENTGPLPRWSLTESLSLEFESDYSMALFGGETDNAIPEICPDLFTSNGELKEQPVQQKFPKQSTDAQSQHAPRSDSEYELPREDSAGYSLNAKHALLDGEENLKKVDSFSRWITKELGEVDDLHLQSSPGISWSTDECGHVIDDTSLNPSLSQDQLFSISDFSPKWAYADSEIEVLIIGAFLKSQLEVEACHWSCMFGEVEVPAEILANGIMCCQAPPRQVGRVPFYVTCSNRFACSEVRDFEFREGFARNVDFADFFYSSTEMMLHLRLDELLSSKSVLSTNQDFEGYMETRNLIFKLISLKEEEEYSHKEEATAGLSVSQHKLEEHVFHRKIKEKLYSWLLHKVTEGGKGPNVLDKDGQGVLHLVAALGYDWAITPVITAGVNINFRDVNGWTALHWAASCGRERTVAVLVSMGAAAGALTDPSPAFPSGRTAADLASSNGHKGISGFLGESLLTSHLASLTMDDPSEDGRNKTLGGKAVQTASERSATPLLYGDVSDTLCLKDSLSAVRNATQAADRIHQVFRMQSFQRKQLAQCEDDDEFGLSDQQVLSFIASRACKSGQGEGLVNAAATQIQKKFRGWKKRKEFLIIRQRVVKIQAHVRGHQVRKQYKLIWSVGILEKVILRWRRKGRGLRGFRPDTLNMVPNPPSNPSQEDDYDVLKEGRKQSEERFQKALSRVKSMVQYPEARAQYRRVLNVVEDFRQTKEYTNSEDTVDGVADLIDIDMLLDDENFLPIAYD is encoded by the exons ATGGCGGAGCGTTCTTCCTCTTTTGGACTTGGTCCTCGATTAG ATCTTCAGCAACTGCAGTTTGAAGCACAGCATCGGTGGTTGCGCCCTGCAGAAATATGTGAAATTCTTTGTAACTATCGTATCTTTCATATCACATCAGAACCACCAAACAGGCCACCAA GTGGTTCGCTTTTTCTTTTTGATAGGAAGGTTTTGAGATACTTCAGAAAGGATGGACATAATTGGAGAAAGAAAAAGGACGGAAAGACTGTGAAGGAAGCTCATGAGAAGTTGAAA GTGGGAAGTGTTGATGTGTTACACTGCTACTATGCCCAtggagaagaaaatgaaaattttcagAGGCGTAGCTATTGGATGCTTGAACC GGATATGATGCATATAGTATTTGTCCACTATTTGGATGTTAAG gttAACAAGACCAATATCGGTAGAAATATTGATACAGATGAGGCTATGTCAGAATCCCAGAAGGGCAGTTCTGTGTTATCTGGCTTCCCCACAAGTTATAACAGCATGCCTTCTCGAAGTACAGATTCCATGAGTCCGACTAGCACTTTGACGTCATTATGTGAAGATGCTGATTCTG AGGATATTCGTCAAGCAAGTTCTGGAATGCACTCGTTTGGCAACCCTTTGGGGAGTGGTCAGGCAATGGATATCATTGATACTTGTTCAAATAGATCATATTTTATGCATCCCATTTCAG GTGATCATGGACAATCAACAATTTCTGTAACAGACTACATTCCACATGTCCAAGGGGATAAATCTAGATTAGGTATTACTGCTTACATTGAGGACCGAAAATCACATGTCATGCCATTAAGGGACACTATCACAGAGCAATCTGTTGGATTGTATACACCTTGTTCTTCCATTTCATCTGGTTCAAGGGGAAGCACCCTTGAACAAGAAAAAGCTGTTCCTGAGAATCTCTTCGGATCTAAAAGTGGCCTCAATGAGGAGTCAAGGGGTTCTCAGTCTACCCAGTCAAATTGGCAG ATTACTTTTGATGAGAATACTGGACCTTTGCCAAGATGGAGCCTAACCGAATCGTTAAGTTTGGAATTTGAATCTGATTATAGCATGGCTTTATTTGGGGGTGAAACTGATAATGCAATTCCAGAGATTTGCCCTGACTTGTTCACTTCTAATGGAGAGCTAAAAGAGCAACCTGTGCAACAGAAGTTCCCAAAGCAGTCTACAGATGCAcaatctcagcatgcaccaagATCCGACAGTGAATATGAACTTCCTCGGGAGGATAGTGCTGGCTATTCCTTGAATGCAAAGCATGCATTACTGGATGGAGAGGAGAACCTGAAGAAGGTTGATAGCTTCTCAAGGTGGATTACTAAAGAACTTGGAGAGGTGGATGATCTGCATCTGCAGTCTTCCCCTGGTATTTCATGGAGCACAGATGAGTGTGGGCATGTAATAGATGATACATCATTGAACCCGTCCTTATCCCAAGATCAGTTGTTCAGCATAAGTGATTTTTCACCTAAATGGGCTTATGCAGATTCCGAGATTGAG GTGTTGATTATTGGAGCATTTTTGAAGAGTCAACTGGAGGTGGAAGCCTGTCACTGGTCCTGTATGTTTGGTGAAGTGGAGGTTCCTGCTGAGATTTTAGCCAATGGAATTATGTGCTGTCAAGCTCCACCTCGTCAGGTTGGACGTGTACCTTTCTATGTGACCTGTTCCAATAGGTTTGCTTGTAGTGAAGTGAGGGACTTTGAGTTCAGAGAGGGATTTGCTAGGAATGTAGATTTTGCAGATTTTTTCTACAGTTCAACTGAAATGATGCTTCATTTGCGACTTGATGAGTTACTTTCTTCGAAATCAGTGCTATCTACTAATCAAGATTTTGAGGGTTATATGGAGACAAGAAACTTAATTTTTAAGCTCATCTCACTTAAAGAGGAAGAGGAATATTCACATAAGGAAGAGGCAACTGCAGGGTTGAGTGTATCACAACACAAATTGGAGGAGCATGTGTTTCACAGGAAGATTAAAGAGAAGCTCTACTCATGGCTTCTTCACAAGGTAACTGAAGGTGGTAAAGGGCCAAAtgtattagacaaggatggtcaGGGTGTGTTACATTTAGTTGCTGCTCTTGGTTATGATTGGGCCATAACTCCAGTTATAACTGCTGGGGTTAATATCAACTTCCGTGATGTGAATGGATGGACAGCTTTACATTGGGCTGCATCCTGTGGCAG AGAGCGAACAGTTGCTGTCCTTGTCTCCATGGGTGCAGCAGCTGGAGCATTGACAGATCCAAGTCCAGCATTTCCTTCTGGTAGAACAGCTGCTGATCTTGCTTCTAGCAAtggacataaaggaatctctggtTTTCTTGGAGAGTCATTATTAACTAGCCACCTTGCGTCACTTACAATGGATGATCCAAGTGAAGATGGCAGGAATAAAACTTTAGGTGGGAAAGCAGTGCAGACAGCTTCGGAGCGAAGTGCAACACCTCTACTTTATGGTGATGTATCAGATACTCTCTGCCTTAAGGATTCTCTTTCTGCTGTCCGTAATGCTACACAAGCCGCTGATCGCATACATCAAGTATTTAGGATGCAGTCATTTCAGAGGAAGCAGTTAGCTCAGTGTGAAGACGATGATGAGTTTGGATTGTCAGATCAACAAGTTCTTTCCTTTATAGCTTCTAGGGCTTGCAAATCTGGACAAGGAGAGGGTTTAGTGAATGCTGCTGCAACACAAATTCAGAAAAAATTTCGTGgttggaagaagagaaaagaattccTGATCATTCGCCAAAGAGTTGTCAAAATCCAG GCCCACGTAAGAGGTCACCAGGTAAGGAAGCAATACAAATTAATCTGGTCTGTTGGAATCCTAGAGAAGGTCATATTACGCTGGAGACGTAAGGGCAGAGGCTTACGTGGATTCCGACCAGATACCCTTAACATGGTCCCCAACCCACCAAGCAATCCTTCACAAGAGGATGACTATGATGTTCTCAAAGAAGGAAGGAAGCAAAGTGAAGAAAGGTTCCAAAAGGCCCTTTCAAGGGTGAAATCCATGGTCCAGTACCCGGAGGCACGTGCTCAATACCGGCGGGTGCTGAATGTAGTAGAGGACTTTCGTCAAACCAAG GAATATACCAATTCGGAAGACACTGTTGATGGGGTGGCGGATTTGATTGATATTGATATGCTTTTGGACGATGAGAACTTCTTGCCTATAGCATATGATTGA
- the LOC112734425 gene encoding calmodulin-binding transcription activator 2 isoform X1, whose translation MAERSSSFGLGPRLDLQQLQFEAQHRWLRPAEICEILCNYRIFHITSEPPNRPPSGSLFLFDRKVLRYFRKDGHNWRKKKDGKTVKEAHEKLKVGSVDVLHCYYAHGEENENFQRRSYWMLEPDMMHIVFVHYLDVKVNKTNIGRNIDTDEAMSESQKGSSVLSGFPTSYNSMPSRSTDSMSPTSTLTSLCEDADSEDIRQASSGMHSFGNPLGSGQAMDIIDTCSNRSYFMHPISGDHGQSTISVTDYIPHVQGDKSRLGITAYIEDRKSHVMPLRDTITEQSVGLYTPCSSISSGSRGSTLEQEKAVPENLFGSKSGLNEESRGSQSTQSNWQITFDENTGPLPRWSLTESLSLEFESDYSMALFGGETDNAIPEICPDLFTSNGELKEQPVQQKFPKQSTDAQSQHAPRSDSEYELPREDSAGYSLNAKHALLDGEENLKKVDSFSRWITKELGEVDDLHLQSSPGISWSTDECGHVIDDTSLNPSLSQDQLFSISDFSPKWAYADSEIEVLIIGAFLKSQLEVEACHWSCMFGEVEVPAEILANGIMCCQAPPRQVGRVPFYVTCSNRFACSEVRDFEFREGFARNVDFADFFYSSTEMMLHLRLDELLSSKSVLSTNQDFEGYMETRNLIFKLISLKEEEEYSHKEEATAGLSVSQHKLEEHVFHRKIKEKLYSWLLHKVTEGGKGPNVLDKDGQGVLHLVAALGYDWAITPVITAGVNINFRDVNGWTALHWAASCGRERTVAVLVSMGAAAGALTDPSPAFPSGRTAADLASSNGHKGISGFLGESLLTSHLASLTMDDPSEDGRNKTLGGKAVQTASERSATPLLYGDVSDTLCLKDSLSAVRNATQAADRIHQVFRMQSFQRKQLAQCEDDDEFGLSDQQVLSFIASRACKSGQGEGLVNAAATQIQKKFRGWKKRKEFLIIRQRVVKIQAHVRGHQVRKQYKLIWSVGILEKVILRWRRKGRGLRGFRPDTLNMVPNPPSNPSQEDDYDVLKEGRKQSEERFQKALSRVKSMVQYPEARAQYRRVLNVVEDFRQTKQEYTNSEDTVDGVADLIDIDMLLDDENFLPIAYD comes from the exons ATGGCGGAGCGTTCTTCCTCTTTTGGACTTGGTCCTCGATTAG ATCTTCAGCAACTGCAGTTTGAAGCACAGCATCGGTGGTTGCGCCCTGCAGAAATATGTGAAATTCTTTGTAACTATCGTATCTTTCATATCACATCAGAACCACCAAACAGGCCACCAA GTGGTTCGCTTTTTCTTTTTGATAGGAAGGTTTTGAGATACTTCAGAAAGGATGGACATAATTGGAGAAAGAAAAAGGACGGAAAGACTGTGAAGGAAGCTCATGAGAAGTTGAAA GTGGGAAGTGTTGATGTGTTACACTGCTACTATGCCCAtggagaagaaaatgaaaattttcagAGGCGTAGCTATTGGATGCTTGAACC GGATATGATGCATATAGTATTTGTCCACTATTTGGATGTTAAG gttAACAAGACCAATATCGGTAGAAATATTGATACAGATGAGGCTATGTCAGAATCCCAGAAGGGCAGTTCTGTGTTATCTGGCTTCCCCACAAGTTATAACAGCATGCCTTCTCGAAGTACAGATTCCATGAGTCCGACTAGCACTTTGACGTCATTATGTGAAGATGCTGATTCTG AGGATATTCGTCAAGCAAGTTCTGGAATGCACTCGTTTGGCAACCCTTTGGGGAGTGGTCAGGCAATGGATATCATTGATACTTGTTCAAATAGATCATATTTTATGCATCCCATTTCAG GTGATCATGGACAATCAACAATTTCTGTAACAGACTACATTCCACATGTCCAAGGGGATAAATCTAGATTAGGTATTACTGCTTACATTGAGGACCGAAAATCACATGTCATGCCATTAAGGGACACTATCACAGAGCAATCTGTTGGATTGTATACACCTTGTTCTTCCATTTCATCTGGTTCAAGGGGAAGCACCCTTGAACAAGAAAAAGCTGTTCCTGAGAATCTCTTCGGATCTAAAAGTGGCCTCAATGAGGAGTCAAGGGGTTCTCAGTCTACCCAGTCAAATTGGCAG ATTACTTTTGATGAGAATACTGGACCTTTGCCAAGATGGAGCCTAACCGAATCGTTAAGTTTGGAATTTGAATCTGATTATAGCATGGCTTTATTTGGGGGTGAAACTGATAATGCAATTCCAGAGATTTGCCCTGACTTGTTCACTTCTAATGGAGAGCTAAAAGAGCAACCTGTGCAACAGAAGTTCCCAAAGCAGTCTACAGATGCAcaatctcagcatgcaccaagATCCGACAGTGAATATGAACTTCCTCGGGAGGATAGTGCTGGCTATTCCTTGAATGCAAAGCATGCATTACTGGATGGAGAGGAGAACCTGAAGAAGGTTGATAGCTTCTCAAGGTGGATTACTAAAGAACTTGGAGAGGTGGATGATCTGCATCTGCAGTCTTCCCCTGGTATTTCATGGAGCACAGATGAGTGTGGGCATGTAATAGATGATACATCATTGAACCCGTCCTTATCCCAAGATCAGTTGTTCAGCATAAGTGATTTTTCACCTAAATGGGCTTATGCAGATTCCGAGATTGAG GTGTTGATTATTGGAGCATTTTTGAAGAGTCAACTGGAGGTGGAAGCCTGTCACTGGTCCTGTATGTTTGGTGAAGTGGAGGTTCCTGCTGAGATTTTAGCCAATGGAATTATGTGCTGTCAAGCTCCACCTCGTCAGGTTGGACGTGTACCTTTCTATGTGACCTGTTCCAATAGGTTTGCTTGTAGTGAAGTGAGGGACTTTGAGTTCAGAGAGGGATTTGCTAGGAATGTAGATTTTGCAGATTTTTTCTACAGTTCAACTGAAATGATGCTTCATTTGCGACTTGATGAGTTACTTTCTTCGAAATCAGTGCTATCTACTAATCAAGATTTTGAGGGTTATATGGAGACAAGAAACTTAATTTTTAAGCTCATCTCACTTAAAGAGGAAGAGGAATATTCACATAAGGAAGAGGCAACTGCAGGGTTGAGTGTATCACAACACAAATTGGAGGAGCATGTGTTTCACAGGAAGATTAAAGAGAAGCTCTACTCATGGCTTCTTCACAAGGTAACTGAAGGTGGTAAAGGGCCAAAtgtattagacaaggatggtcaGGGTGTGTTACATTTAGTTGCTGCTCTTGGTTATGATTGGGCCATAACTCCAGTTATAACTGCTGGGGTTAATATCAACTTCCGTGATGTGAATGGATGGACAGCTTTACATTGGGCTGCATCCTGTGGCAG AGAGCGAACAGTTGCTGTCCTTGTCTCCATGGGTGCAGCAGCTGGAGCATTGACAGATCCAAGTCCAGCATTTCCTTCTGGTAGAACAGCTGCTGATCTTGCTTCTAGCAAtggacataaaggaatctctggtTTTCTTGGAGAGTCATTATTAACTAGCCACCTTGCGTCACTTACAATGGATGATCCAAGTGAAGATGGCAGGAATAAAACTTTAGGTGGGAAAGCAGTGCAGACAGCTTCGGAGCGAAGTGCAACACCTCTACTTTATGGTGATGTATCAGATACTCTCTGCCTTAAGGATTCTCTTTCTGCTGTCCGTAATGCTACACAAGCCGCTGATCGCATACATCAAGTATTTAGGATGCAGTCATTTCAGAGGAAGCAGTTAGCTCAGTGTGAAGACGATGATGAGTTTGGATTGTCAGATCAACAAGTTCTTTCCTTTATAGCTTCTAGGGCTTGCAAATCTGGACAAGGAGAGGGTTTAGTGAATGCTGCTGCAACACAAATTCAGAAAAAATTTCGTGgttggaagaagagaaaagaattccTGATCATTCGCCAAAGAGTTGTCAAAATCCAG GCCCACGTAAGAGGTCACCAGGTAAGGAAGCAATACAAATTAATCTGGTCTGTTGGAATCCTAGAGAAGGTCATATTACGCTGGAGACGTAAGGGCAGAGGCTTACGTGGATTCCGACCAGATACCCTTAACATGGTCCCCAACCCACCAAGCAATCCTTCACAAGAGGATGACTATGATGTTCTCAAAGAAGGAAGGAAGCAAAGTGAAGAAAGGTTCCAAAAGGCCCTTTCAAGGGTGAAATCCATGGTCCAGTACCCGGAGGCACGTGCTCAATACCGGCGGGTGCTGAATGTAGTAGAGGACTTTCGTCAAACCAAG CAGGAATATACCAATTCGGAAGACACTGTTGATGGGGTGGCGGATTTGATTGATATTGATATGCTTTTGGACGATGAGAACTTCTTGCCTATAGCATATGATTGA